A DNA window from Sporohalobacter salinus contains the following coding sequences:
- a CDS encoding polyprenyl synthetase family protein produces MIKVELMPSINKDLQKVEKKLKEVTETKFNLLYRISNRLLNAGGKRMRPLLVLLSGKLNKYSAKDLISMGASVELLHMATLIHDDVIDNSLNRRGENTINRDWGNKVAVLSGDLLYTQALKLLVEDGNDEIATYILDIVGLICEGEAKQAVTNHNLNQNMENYINKITKKTALLIAASCKLGAMIADATSEKAAAMERYGKNLGIAFQIINDLNDIVADKKELGKEPGDDLRQGTLTLPILYALEESIEKEFLEEVIVNRNNSKREIKKAINILKNSGAVEHSIEVSQNYINKALDTLTRFSDSPAKNALQLIAQTVVNSYKGIDSLETGIKINN; encoded by the coding sequence ATGATTAAAGTTGAGTTGATGCCATCGATTAATAAGGATTTACAGAAAGTTGAGAAGAAATTAAAAGAAGTTACTGAAACAAAATTTAATTTACTATATAGAATATCTAACCGATTATTAAATGCAGGTGGAAAACGGATGAGACCATTATTAGTCTTATTATCCGGCAAATTGAATAAATATTCAGCTAAAGACCTGATTTCTATGGGGGCTTCGGTAGAATTATTACATATGGCAACTTTAATTCACGATGATGTTATTGATAATTCTCTAAATCGACGAGGAGAGAATACAATTAATCGGGATTGGGGTAATAAAGTAGCGGTTTTGAGCGGCGACTTACTTTATACTCAGGCTTTGAAGTTATTAGTTGAAGACGGAAATGATGAAATAGCAACTTATATATTGGATATTGTAGGTTTAATCTGTGAAGGTGAAGCTAAACAGGCAGTAACTAATCATAATTTGAATCAGAATATGGAGAATTATATTAATAAAATTACTAAAAAGACAGCTTTATTAATTGCAGCTAGTTGTAAATTAGGAGCGATGATTGCTGATGCTACTTCCGAAAAAGCAGCTGCTATGGAGAGATACGGAAAGAATTTAGGGATTGCATTTCAAATTATAAATGACTTAAATGATATTGTAGCTGATAAGAAAGAACTTGGTAAAGAACCAGGCGATGATTTACGGCAAGGAACTTTAACTTTACCGATTCTATATGCTCTAGAGGAATCAATAGAAAAAGAATTTTTAGAAGAGGTTATTGTCAATCGTAATAATTCAAAAAGAGAAATAAAAAAAGCGATTAATATTTTGAAGAATTCTGGTGCAGTAGAACATTCAATTGAGGTTAGTCAGAACTATATTAATAAAGCGCTGGATACTTTAACTCGATTTTCTGATTCACCGGCTAAGAATGCTCTTCAGTTGATTGCTCAAACTGTAGTTAATTCGTATAAAGGAATTGATTCTTTAGAGACAGGAATAAAGATAAATAATTAA